The following are encoded in a window of Halosolutus halophilus genomic DNA:
- a CDS encoding DEAD/DEAH box helicase: MSSQDDTIELAEQTKRAYAEHVVASGQSRVLRDVIDRYAETDADEPLEEAVTSFTRTRGPFLQALDLPQRGPDWESFADEVSLHEDVVRTFTEAGFEHLYEFQAETVRSVLDGDHTLVTAGTGRGKTESWLVPILQYICEAKAGEHPEHPPQSVKCILTYPTKALAQDQLKRLIEYLYELNRNRTGTDRITVGIFDGDTPQNDPQEFEYLQTAYKFFECPCEHCDGSLTVERTEDEQFRVDHDATGTPDVDLDFIRLTRDEIVAEEVDILLTNPDTVNYRLFNVNETDEQSAFVEQPRFVVFDEIHEYSELFGAFTTGLMRRYARSRQELLDNDAIEDDDLQVIGASATVSNRRAIFNRILPFTDPETSVVTEDPQTLDAPMPTTVPEAFRSNSLDVEAFGQALADSDDPGPVGERLLELADVNVPDDATPTTALRRVEDALYERLLHGGDDDLDFVRALYLELYEDPQELAGLTETVAAELDVDERVAATIRENFVAIGRLAGVLESRVHLFSWPTDGYYTCLHCGTVYDTPRGQCAECDHHFVTKFSYCRHCGEEALESWFCPACERLEPLTVTSSEGRFEYFDVQTCNCDEGTESETDMIRALWRPFYECSECGDRQTIDRVRQCTSCDAEAPMVLTDDREAYECTNPDCGAHTEATDTHECQSCSHEELHPLADDTLYCDECDETYPDTAGERCACGGALRPKRFLGWQCSGEDCNAVYLGEAPRTCECGKRRFARTALFDLDRVSQCQSCDRELFPEQECFCDDPDVKTVPKGYRTYKMVDERGSVRSPTDFPGAVPCYDRGKSYSKHRRYESMLRGPGNTAVTSSQYQLRASADPDDPESFERAKLLSFADSQSDMKELARNFEEPETSLFFSQLTTEALEEVDNDWATLEELGDRVWAAVSEYEEMLETSADAHRSPLERRLTAYDESLERYVRDEVAARVLSGRFNNRRRTPRLVKNGLVDVRLDTDIPSLDETKQELLTEFHAQSARYVSTLAEEVEGAGHHVEELVDAGVLEKRDSDGSVVVALAPDAVEVTLTDESTPVKYDPAAEQFYTTFDLACRDVEADLVSFTDDYVARSAFSHPHFDRLAYRIESSDPMVLLSDSYFGQTERSDRRRLEYQFREGRHPNFLSSGPAMEVGVDIGDLDSLLLYGTPPNTNSYLQRVGRAGRDSGSSLVHSVSQRNPIDYYYFRRPGELIQSEAQPVPLNEVNREVLQRSLTWAVLDAVAATRWVPWRREMSAMDDLFVYEEDDEIVSRAETPRPNDVVTFSTLLANGCGQLQPGAPISPLEALHEVVEEDADRLQEYLADIVRFSPCDRCGRKHEAGYEGPCAADDCDGTTVSLLDEYDELVADALESFERDIVDRYVAFEDDLYEELDRVEDRISDLRRSSRSRRRGWRGDESGTDQREELDRLRDRRTRLDEFLMRLESMQFRTFLNRYSDAAFSLRSVSASVTYDLIGDGFQSATNGELDRDRQIALSELHPGAAYLHGDDETYVVTEVVEDSHMTQEVRKNVPDEAICLRCGETEDVDASHCEHCGERLKRLETVVPRRVRAYKDSLPIDRTADGDALTPAAIYRNQQEEVQNTYAPVEDEAVSFEAAENRQFRIVTEDGDYVGTLEHGDLQLRSSSTQFFATYKGGGSDGLPTVFELCDRDNCSGVVARTDDAAYCLQNPKHDVGDSKAVRLATEFETAGVRLQLASEELEHTLAHGFRAALQYIGGVGVRKVPETIEEEGTFVYDGDEGGSGISVLLTQGSDGDDDGNFQRAMEIVAETLDCDCEGGCPFCLYQYGCTNHNDPDTFDKEHLVDLLGEGLQLEPVDGGADE; encoded by the coding sequence ATGAGCTCACAAGACGACACGATCGAACTCGCGGAACAGACGAAGCGAGCGTACGCGGAACACGTCGTCGCGTCCGGTCAGTCCCGGGTCCTCCGGGACGTGATCGACCGGTACGCGGAAACGGATGCCGACGAACCACTGGAAGAGGCAGTGACCTCGTTCACGCGGACGCGGGGCCCCTTCCTTCAGGCGCTGGACCTCCCCCAGCGGGGGCCCGACTGGGAGTCCTTCGCCGACGAAGTCAGCCTGCACGAGGACGTCGTTCGCACGTTCACCGAGGCAGGATTCGAGCACCTCTACGAGTTCCAAGCCGAGACCGTCCGGTCGGTCCTCGACGGTGACCACACCCTGGTGACCGCAGGGACTGGCCGGGGAAAGACCGAGAGTTGGCTCGTCCCGATCCTCCAGTACATCTGCGAGGCGAAAGCCGGCGAACATCCCGAGCATCCGCCACAGAGCGTCAAATGCATCCTGACCTACCCGACGAAGGCACTCGCTCAGGATCAGCTAAAGCGCCTCATCGAGTACCTCTACGAACTCAACCGAAACCGCACGGGGACCGACCGCATCACGGTCGGTATCTTCGACGGCGACACGCCCCAGAACGATCCGCAGGAGTTCGAGTACCTGCAGACCGCCTACAAGTTCTTCGAGTGTCCCTGCGAGCACTGTGACGGCTCACTGACTGTCGAGCGGACCGAAGACGAGCAGTTCCGTGTCGACCACGACGCGACCGGAACACCGGATGTCGATCTCGACTTCATCCGCCTGACCCGTGACGAGATCGTGGCCGAAGAGGTCGACATCCTCCTGACGAACCCCGACACCGTCAACTACCGGTTGTTCAACGTCAACGAGACCGACGAGCAGTCGGCGTTCGTCGAGCAGCCACGGTTCGTCGTCTTCGACGAGATTCACGAGTACTCCGAGCTGTTCGGCGCGTTCACCACCGGGCTGATGCGACGCTACGCCCGGTCGCGACAGGAACTGCTCGATAACGACGCCATCGAGGACGACGATCTGCAGGTGATCGGTGCGAGCGCAACCGTCTCGAACCGCCGGGCCATCTTCAACCGGATCCTGCCATTCACCGACCCCGAGACATCGGTCGTGACCGAGGATCCGCAGACGCTCGATGCACCGATGCCGACGACCGTTCCGGAGGCGTTCCGTTCGAACTCACTCGACGTTGAGGCGTTCGGACAGGCGCTGGCCGACAGCGACGATCCGGGGCCGGTCGGTGAGCGGTTGCTCGAGCTCGCCGACGTCAACGTGCCCGACGACGCGACGCCGACGACCGCGCTTCGTCGGGTCGAAGATGCCCTATACGAGCGGTTGCTCCACGGTGGGGACGACGACCTTGACTTCGTCCGGGCGCTGTACCTGGAACTCTACGAGGACCCGCAGGAACTCGCCGGATTGACCGAGACGGTCGCCGCCGAACTTGACGTCGACGAGAGGGTCGCGGCGACGATCCGGGAGAACTTCGTCGCGATCGGGCGGCTGGCGGGCGTCCTTGAGAGCCGGGTCCACCTGTTCTCCTGGCCTACCGACGGATACTACACCTGCCTGCACTGCGGGACGGTCTACGACACGCCCCGGGGCCAGTGCGCGGAGTGCGACCACCACTTCGTGACGAAGTTTTCCTACTGCCGACACTGCGGAGAAGAAGCCCTGGAGTCCTGGTTCTGTCCTGCCTGCGAGCGTCTTGAACCGCTCACGGTGACGTCCTCGGAGGGGCGATTCGAGTACTTCGACGTCCAGACCTGCAACTGCGACGAGGGAACCGAGAGCGAGACGGATATGATCCGCGCGCTCTGGCGGCCATTCTACGAGTGCTCCGAGTGCGGCGACCGCCAGACCATCGACCGCGTGCGGCAGTGCACGTCCTGCGACGCCGAAGCACCGATGGTGCTTACGGACGACCGTGAGGCTTACGAGTGTACCAACCCTGACTGCGGCGCACACACCGAGGCGACGGACACCCACGAGTGCCAGTCCTGTTCGCACGAGGAACTTCACCCCCTCGCCGACGATACTCTCTACTGCGACGAGTGCGACGAGACCTACCCCGACACTGCTGGAGAACGCTGCGCCTGCGGCGGCGCCCTGCGACCCAAGCGCTTCCTCGGGTGGCAGTGCAGCGGCGAAGACTGTAACGCGGTTTACCTCGGCGAGGCCCCGCGGACCTGCGAGTGCGGGAAGCGGCGGTTCGCCCGCACTGCGCTGTTCGATCTCGACCGCGTTTCGCAGTGCCAGTCCTGCGACCGCGAACTGTTCCCCGAGCAGGAGTGCTTCTGCGACGACCCCGACGTTAAGACGGTGCCGAAGGGGTACCGGACCTACAAGATGGTCGACGAACGTGGTTCGGTGCGCTCGCCGACCGACTTCCCGGGAGCCGTGCCCTGCTATGACAGGGGGAAATCGTACTCGAAGCATCGCCGCTACGAGTCGATGCTCCGCGGTCCGGGCAACACGGCCGTGACCTCGTCTCAGTACCAACTCCGGGCGTCAGCCGATCCCGATGACCCCGAGTCGTTCGAGCGGGCTAAGCTGCTCTCGTTTGCGGACAGTCAGTCCGACATGAAGGAACTGGCCCGGAACTTTGAGGAACCGGAGACGTCGCTGTTCTTCAGTCAGTTGACCACCGAGGCTCTTGAGGAAGTCGACAACGACTGGGCGACGCTTGAGGAACTCGGCGATCGCGTCTGGGCGGCCGTCTCCGAGTACGAGGAGATGCTGGAGACGTCGGCTGACGCCCATCGCTCGCCACTCGAGCGACGACTGACGGCATACGACGAGTCCCTTGAACGCTACGTCCGCGACGAGGTGGCCGCACGCGTGCTGTCCGGGCGGTTCAACAACCGCCGCCGGACGCCTCGCCTCGTGAAGAACGGGCTGGTCGATGTCCGTCTCGACACCGATATTCCGTCGCTCGACGAGACAAAGCAGGAACTGCTCACCGAGTTCCACGCCCAGAGCGCGCGCTACGTCTCTACGCTCGCCGAGGAGGTCGAGGGCGCGGGCCATCACGTCGAGGAACTGGTCGACGCGGGCGTCCTCGAAAAGCGAGACTCGGACGGGAGCGTCGTCGTGGCGCTGGCGCCCGACGCCGTCGAGGTTACGCTGACCGACGAGTCGACGCCGGTCAAGTACGACCCGGCGGCAGAGCAGTTCTACACGACATTCGACCTGGCCTGCCGTGATGTCGAGGCCGACCTCGTCTCGTTCACTGACGACTACGTCGCACGGTCGGCGTTCTCCCATCCCCACTTCGATCGGCTGGCGTACCGTATCGAGTCCTCGGACCCGATGGTGTTGCTCAGCGATTCGTACTTCGGGCAGACCGAGCGGTCCGATCGGCGCCGCCTGGAGTATCAGTTCCGCGAGGGACGCCACCCCAACTTCCTCTCGTCAGGGCCGGCGATGGAGGTCGGCGTCGACATCGGTGATCTCGACTCGCTGTTGCTGTACGGGACGCCTCCCAACACGAACTCATACCTCCAGCGGGTGGGACGGGCCGGGCGGGACTCCGGATCCTCGCTCGTGCACTCGGTCAGCCAGCGCAACCCCATCGACTACTACTACTTCCGCCGCCCGGGGGAACTCATCCAGTCGGAAGCCCAGCCGGTGCCACTGAACGAGGTGAACCGCGAGGTCCTCCAGCGATCGCTCACGTGGGCCGTCCTCGACGCCGTGGCGGCGACGCGTTGGGTCCCGTGGCGTCGCGAGATGAGCGCTATGGACGATCTGTTCGTCTACGAGGAGGACGACGAAATCGTCTCTCGCGCCGAGACGCCTCGGCCGAACGACGTGGTGACCTTCAGCACGCTGCTGGCAAACGGGTGCGGACAACTCCAGCCCGGAGCGCCCATCTCGCCGCTGGAGGCGCTGCACGAAGTGGTCGAAGAGGACGCCGACCGCCTGCAGGAGTATCTCGCCGATATCGTTCGATTCAGCCCCTGCGATCGCTGCGGTCGCAAGCACGAGGCGGGGTATGAGGGGCCCTGCGCCGCCGACGACTGCGACGGCACGACAGTGTCGCTGCTCGACGAGTACGACGAGCTCGTCGCGGACGCCCTCGAGAGTTTCGAGCGGGATATCGTCGACCGGTACGTCGCGTTCGAGGACGACCTCTACGAGGAACTCGATCGCGTGGAGGACCGCATCAGCGACCTCCGGCGGTCCTCGCGAAGCCGGCGACGCGGGTGGCGAGGCGACGAATCGGGGACGGATCAGCGTGAGGAACTCGACCGACTTCGGGACCGGCGGACACGACTGGACGAGTTCCTGATGCGACTCGAGAGCATGCAGTTCCGAACGTTCCTGAACCGGTACAGCGACGCCGCGTTCAGTCTTCGGTCGGTCTCGGCTAGCGTGACCTACGATCTCATCGGCGATGGGTTCCAGTCGGCGACCAACGGCGAACTCGACCGCGACCGCCAGATCGCGCTCTCGGAGCTCCACCCCGGCGCGGCGTATCTCCACGGCGATGATGAGACCTACGTCGTCACCGAGGTCGTCGAGGACTCACATATGACCCAGGAAGTCCGGAAGAACGTCCCGGACGAGGCGATCTGTCTCCGGTGTGGCGAGACCGAAGACGTCGACGCCTCGCACTGCGAACACTGCGGTGAGCGCCTGAAGCGGCTCGAGACCGTCGTCCCGCGGCGTGTCCGGGCCTACAAGGACAGCCTGCCGATCGATCGCACGGCAGACGGGGACGCGCTGACACCCGCGGCGATCTACCGGAACCAGCAGGAAGAGGTCCAGAACACGTACGCGCCCGTCGAAGACGAGGCGGTGTCGTTCGAAGCCGCCGAGAACCGCCAGTTCCGCATCGTGACCGAGGATGGGGACTATGTCGGGACGCTGGAGCACGGAGATCTCCAGCTCCGATCGTCATCGACCCAGTTCTTCGCCACGTACAAGGGCGGCGGTTCGGACGGTCTCCCGACCGTCTTCGAACTCTGTGACCGCGACAATTGCTCGGGCGTGGTTGCGCGTACCGACGACGCTGCCTACTGTCTGCAGAACCCCAAACATGACGTTGGCGACTCGAAGGCCGTCCGCCTGGCCACCGAGTTCGAGACCGCTGGCGTCCGGCTGCAGCTGGCCTCCGAGGAACTCGAGCACACACTCGCACACGGGTTCCGTGCGGCGCTGCAGTACATTGGCGGCGTCGGCGTCAGGAAAGTCCCCGAGACGATCGAAGAGGAAGGGACATTCGTCTACGACGGCGACGAGGGTGGGAGTGGTATCAGCGTCCTCCTGACCCAGGGCTCTGACGGCGACGACGACGGGAACTTCCAGCGGGCGATGGAGATCGTCGCCGAGACGTTGGACTGCGACTGCGAAGGCGGATGCCCGTTCTGCCTCTACCAGTACGGCTGCACGAATCACAACGACCCCG
- a CDS encoding DEAD/DEAH box helicase: MENPTQRATEAVRAYQNHFVGRTGPAARSIANRQERLLDDPDDLINVRGPYLQALDVPNWSDESWRSFASSVGLNPLIRKTFDDLGFRRLYDFQERSIEAIRDGRDTVVTAATGRGKTEAWLIPILDRILEKKRRGDGDGTTATLIYPTKALAQDQFKRLVQYLYRINEQWPTNQQITIGIYDGDTPTNMSANAQGYLESSFKYTECPGANEDLEKCRNCRQGVHVHNSGQSYELRPEKRQCTEDVPLDFIRLTKHAILTEGVDILLTNPDTINMKLVNVNAPDEHETFVYDPEFLVFDEVHTYDGLFGSYTATLTKRMRALREDRGCDDLQVIASSATVENDVELFQQISGATEVEHVDERSRSLDAPSETSMPPAFTESTLEEKELLSFARGKRTPPLLADIDFNVDASAYDNDRLLELLGDDLFDAIANEGADASPVVAAFRVLHDELSSEPRTYEAFLEWIASEFDLTETEAERVLENFTILGTFSGLLENRTHLFSWPIDGFYACTACEAVYASPQETCRACGHGFVTRSTYCSRCDDEALVAWFCPSCEQLDPYIPSEEGERRTDEEHHCQHCLAARDEEVRSLRITFQPTLECESCGERTTRSTRGGCPECATDLVHVGPDQYRCPNPDCEASVGYDPGCPTCGGDQRPVTGDGPVDCPGCGRSHEADLPVTCDCGRSLTQTRLVPWVCRKDSCDQEYFGDPPDTCPCGSYTFARAGLFEVLADSYCESCGTSTVGDPVCDCDGAVRTRETPFQAYQTIQPDGSVRAASSFSSVAPCTHQGQNYDTDRRYDELVRGPGNLAVTTSQYLLRRVADEEGHRAAKLLSFADSHRDMKEVNRDFSEPEAATLMDQTLVEATRRREPWIDAETVLDDAMELIEDLGDELAPPQDVRGVTFDLTEELVDIPRRHMDTEEAVRDRLRRRLYPHSYSGRYGEFGGALADAGLVDVRLDPDVRAELSAEERGIVQELVKNGSGSSIENIDPPSPSTDVRGVVNDLDNQGVLEADDDYVEFDPSALEVTLTGDDDDLYYRPSIGSYDQTIDAQFGGRSGDAVPSNTSIEALADPEHPRFTARAYRTTYSEPRMLVGQVYHGMTEKKERRELEYLFREGNQPHFLSSGPTMELGVDIGDLDALLLYGTPPNMNAYLQRIGRAGRDSGSSLVHSVSQRNPIDYYYYEQPADLMAADPQPVPLKEYNEEVLRVSLTWGVLDYVAANFVVPWEVERRGRYASVSGGDEFEHRHPSSGDDVAKLTHVMSARTKELGLQSRNSKLAALGTVVHDYDREIREHLERLLDHRYCVECNRKYDRDTDRETCVDDDCSGDLRDALSEFEHLIDEAVERFGERFIDHYGEYRRELEDELEDVQRRWRKLKRDRRRASSGEEARRISEERATLADRKEALRRRLDQIERMSYLDFLRESRQSRYAFNMRSVTNNVGVGLIDAGEDGYRTRSIGEDDGRSMRMAISELHPGAAYLDGGDAYVVSQLSTDEFASSELRERVRRSQASGLAEEYVCPACGEGHEAPGDTCSCGADTDLRRRRLVVPESVRAHRSDLLMSADGDPARTVYREPSNEIQNTYAERKTEVLEFEPVKRFDLTGEDGEPLGTVEYGSIDVLLHTDGFRAKYKSGEMDGETTPFMLCGDDDCPGTVYRNEDDQLHCSANADHGPAHDTGYELARLGYEYQTDGIRVDLDDTAEAHTLVHGFRVALQYLGGVSIRELSEVVHGDGVVDLFDAQEGGAGVTGLLFESGEGRRNFEQAISLLREHFRCDCDDGCPLCLYQYGCDTHNRGRSFDREGLFERLNRASTAVLATDGGTGIERTEPNEDTKPDS, from the coding sequence ATGGAGAATCCTACTCAGCGCGCCACCGAGGCCGTTCGCGCTTACCAGAACCACTTCGTCGGCCGGACGGGGCCGGCCGCGCGAAGCATCGCGAACCGCCAAGAGCGTCTCCTCGACGACCCCGACGACCTCATCAACGTCCGCGGGCCGTACCTCCAGGCGCTGGACGTGCCCAACTGGAGCGACGAGTCCTGGCGGTCGTTCGCCTCAAGCGTGGGGCTGAACCCGCTCATCAGGAAGACCTTCGACGACCTGGGGTTCCGGCGCCTGTACGACTTCCAAGAGCGGAGCATCGAGGCGATCCGCGACGGCCGCGACACCGTCGTCACGGCCGCCACGGGTCGGGGGAAAACCGAAGCATGGCTGATCCCGATTCTCGACCGCATCTTAGAGAAGAAGCGCCGCGGCGACGGGGACGGCACAACCGCGACGCTCATCTACCCCACGAAGGCCCTGGCACAGGACCAGTTCAAGCGGCTGGTCCAGTACCTCTACCGGATCAACGAGCAGTGGCCGACGAACCAGCAGATCACGATCGGGATCTACGACGGCGACACGCCGACGAATATGAGCGCAAACGCCCAGGGGTACCTCGAGTCGTCGTTCAAATACACCGAATGCCCCGGTGCGAATGAGGATCTCGAGAAGTGCCGCAACTGCCGGCAGGGCGTCCACGTCCACAACAGCGGGCAGTCTTACGAGCTCCGCCCGGAGAAGCGCCAGTGCACCGAGGACGTGCCGCTCGATTTTATCCGGCTTACCAAGCACGCGATCCTCACTGAGGGCGTCGACATCCTGTTGACGAACCCGGACACGATCAACATGAAACTCGTGAACGTCAACGCGCCCGACGAGCACGAGACCTTCGTGTACGATCCCGAGTTCCTCGTGTTCGACGAGGTTCATACCTATGACGGGTTGTTCGGGAGCTATACTGCCACGCTGACCAAGCGTATGCGCGCCCTCCGCGAGGACCGCGGGTGCGACGACCTCCAGGTGATTGCCAGCAGTGCGACCGTGGAGAACGACGTTGAACTGTTCCAGCAGATCAGCGGCGCGACGGAGGTTGAACATGTCGACGAGCGATCTCGTTCCCTCGACGCGCCGTCGGAGACGAGCATGCCGCCCGCGTTCACGGAGTCGACGCTCGAGGAGAAGGAACTACTCTCGTTCGCACGCGGGAAGCGAACTCCGCCGTTACTGGCCGATATCGATTTCAACGTTGACGCGTCGGCGTACGACAACGACCGGTTGCTCGAACTCCTGGGCGACGACCTTTTCGACGCCATCGCGAACGAGGGCGCGGACGCGTCGCCCGTTGTCGCCGCCTTCCGAGTACTACACGACGAACTCTCCTCGGAACCCCGGACCTATGAGGCATTCCTTGAGTGGATCGCAAGTGAGTTCGACCTGACGGAGACCGAGGCCGAACGGGTGCTGGAGAATTTCACCATCCTCGGGACGTTCTCCGGCCTCCTCGAGAACCGAACGCACCTCTTCTCGTGGCCGATCGACGGCTTCTACGCCTGTACCGCCTGTGAGGCGGTGTACGCTTCGCCACAGGAGACGTGTAGGGCCTGTGGCCACGGCTTCGTCACACGCAGCACGTACTGTAGCCGCTGCGACGACGAGGCGCTAGTCGCGTGGTTTTGTCCGTCATGCGAGCAGCTGGACCCCTATATCCCGAGCGAGGAGGGTGAACGCCGTACCGACGAGGAACACCACTGCCAGCACTGTCTGGCGGCCCGCGACGAGGAGGTACGCTCACTTCGGATTACCTTCCAGCCGACGCTCGAGTGCGAGTCCTGCGGGGAACGGACGACGCGGTCGACGAGGGGGGGCTGTCCCGAGTGCGCGACCGATCTCGTCCACGTCGGACCGGACCAGTACCGGTGTCCGAACCCCGACTGCGAGGCGAGCGTCGGCTACGATCCCGGCTGTCCCACCTGCGGCGGGGACCAGCGGCCGGTCACAGGCGACGGTCCCGTCGACTGCCCCGGCTGCGGGCGATCGCACGAAGCGGACCTTCCGGTAACCTGCGACTGCGGCCGATCACTGACGCAGACGCGACTAGTCCCCTGGGTGTGCCGGAAGGACTCTTGCGACCAGGAGTACTTCGGCGATCCGCCCGACACCTGCCCCTGCGGATCGTACACCTTCGCGCGGGCGGGGCTGTTCGAAGTGCTCGCCGACTCGTACTGCGAGTCCTGCGGGACGAGTACCGTCGGCGATCCGGTGTGTGACTGTGACGGCGCCGTCAGGACGCGAGAAACGCCGTTCCAGGCGTACCAGACCATCCAGCCGGACGGGAGCGTACGAGCGGCGAGTTCGTTCTCAAGCGTCGCGCCCTGCACGCACCAGGGGCAGAACTACGACACTGACCGCCGGTACGACGAGCTCGTCCGTGGGCCGGGGAACCTCGCGGTGACGACCAGCCAATACCTCCTCCGGCGAGTCGCCGACGAAGAGGGGCACAGAGCGGCCAAGCTCCTCTCGTTCGCGGACTCCCACCGCGACATGAAGGAGGTCAACCGCGACTTTTCAGAGCCCGAAGCGGCGACGCTGATGGACCAGACGCTGGTCGAGGCCACCCGTCGGCGCGAACCATGGATCGACGCCGAAACCGTCCTTGACGACGCGATGGAATTAATCGAGGACCTCGGCGACGAGTTGGCGCCGCCGCAAGACGTCCGTGGAGTGACCTTTGATCTCACCGAGGAACTCGTCGATATCCCGAGGCGGCACATGGACACCGAGGAGGCCGTCCGGGACCGACTTCGGCGCCGGTTGTATCCCCACAGCTACAGCGGCCGGTACGGGGAGTTCGGGGGTGCCCTCGCTGACGCCGGACTGGTCGACGTCCGACTTGATCCGGACGTTCGCGCGGAACTCTCTGCCGAGGAGCGAGGGATCGTACAGGAACTCGTCAAGAACGGCTCTGGAAGTTCGATCGAAAATATCGATCCGCCGTCCCCGTCGACGGACGTCCGGGGGGTCGTGAACGACCTCGACAATCAGGGCGTGCTCGAGGCGGACGACGACTACGTCGAGTTCGATCCGAGTGCGCTTGAAGTGACGCTCACGGGCGACGACGACGATCTATACTACAGACCGTCGATCGGCAGCTACGATCAGACGATCGACGCGCAGTTCGGCGGACGAAGCGGGGACGCCGTCCCCTCGAACACGTCGATCGAGGCCCTAGCGGACCCGGAGCACCCCCGGTTCACCGCTCGTGCATACCGGACGACGTACTCGGAGCCTCGCATGCTTGTCGGGCAGGTCTACCACGGGATGACCGAGAAGAAGGAGCGGCGCGAACTCGAGTATCTCTTCCGCGAAGGAAACCAGCCCCACTTCCTCTCGTCGGGGCCGACGATGGAACTCGGCGTCGACATCGGCGACCTCGACGCACTACTGCTGTACGGCACGCCACCGAACATGAATGCGTACCTGCAGCGGATCGGTCGTGCCGGGCGTGACTCCGGATCCTCGCTCGTGCACTCGGTCAGTCAGCGCAACCCCATCGACTACTACTACTACGAGCAGCCGGCGGACCTGATGGCTGCCGACCCGCAACCGGTCCCGCTCAAGGAGTACAACGAGGAGGTGCTCCGCGTCTCGCTAACGTGGGGTGTGCTCGATTACGTAGCCGCGAACTTCGTCGTCCCATGGGAAGTCGAGCGGCGTGGACGATACGCGTCGGTTAGCGGCGGTGATGAATTCGAGCACCGTCACCCCTCGTCCGGCGACGATGTCGCGAAGCTGACTCACGTGATGTCGGCACGGACGAAGGAACTCGGCCTGCAGTCGCGGAACTCGAAGTTAGCCGCCCTAGGGACAGTGGTCCACGACTACGATCGAGAGATCCGGGAGCACCTCGAGCGGCTGTTGGACCACCGGTACTGCGTCGAGTGCAATCGCAAGTACGACCGCGACACCGACCGCGAGACCTGCGTCGACGACGACTGCTCGGGCGACCTCCGCGACGCGCTGTCAGAGTTCGAGCACTTGATCGACGAGGCGGTCGAGCGGTTCGGTGAGCGATTCATCGACCACTACGGTGAGTATCGCCGCGAACTCGAGGACGAACTCGAGGATGTCCAGCGGCGCTGGAGGAAGCTCAAGCGTGATCGCCGCCGAGCAAGTTCCGGCGAGGAGGCACGACGCATCTCGGAGGAGCGCGCCACGCTCGCCGACCGGAAAGAGGCGCTCAGACGGCGACTGGACCAGATCGAGCGAATGTCCTATCTCGACTTCCTGCGCGAGTCACGACAGAGTCGCTACGCGTTCAACATGCGGAGCGTGACGAACAACGTCGGCGTCGGCCTCATCGACGCGGGCGAGGACGGCTACCGGACCCGTAGCATCGGCGAGGACGACGGGCGGTCGATGCGGATGGCGATCAGCGAACTCCACCCGGGAGCGGCGTACCTCGATGGCGGCGACGCGTACGTGGTCTCCCAACTCTCGACCGATGAGTTCGCGTCGTCGGAACTCCGCGAGCGCGTCCGGCGTAGCCAGGCGAGTGGACTCGCCGAGGAGTACGTCTGTCCCGCCTGCGGAGAGGGCCACGAGGCTCCGGGAGATACCTGCAGTTGCGGCGCCGACACGGATCTCCGGCGGCGTCGATTGGTCGTCCCCGAGTCGGTACGGGCCCACCGGTCTGACCTCCTGATGTCGGCGGACGGCGATCCCGCACGGACGGTGTATCGGGAGCCGTCGAACGAGATCCAGAACACCTACGCCGAGCGGAAGACGGAGGTCCTCGAGTTCGAACCGGTCAAGCGCTTCGATCTGACGGGCGAGGACGGCGAGCCGCTGGGCACTGTCGAGTACGGGAGCATCGACGTGTTGCTCCACACGGACGGCTTCCGTGCGAAGTACAAGTCCGGCGAAATGGACGGCGAGACGACGCCGTTCATGCTCTGTGGCGACGACGACTGCCCCGGTACCGTCTATCGGAACGAGGACGACCAGTTGCACTGCAGCGCGAACGCAGACCATGGCCCCGCACACGATACCGGCTACGAACTGGCCCGGCTCGGCTACGAGTATCAGACCGACGGGATCCGCGTCGATCTGGACGATACCGCCGAGGCGCACACCCTGGTCCACGGGTTCCGAGTCGCACTCCAGTATCTCGGCGGCGTGAGCATCCGCGAACTCTCGGAAGTCGTCCACGGCGACGGCGTCGTAGACCTGTTCGACGCCCAGGAGGGCGGCGCCGGGGTGACCGGGCTGCTGTTCGAAAGCGGCGAGGGCCGGCGGAACTTCGAGCAGGCAATCTCGCTCCTCCGCGAGCACTTCCGGTGTGACTGCGACGACGGCTGCCCCTTGTGCCTCTACCAGTACGGCTGCGACACGCACAACCGGGGGCGCTCGTTCGATCGCGAAGGACTGTTCGAACGCCTCAATCGGGCCTCGACAGCCGTACTGGCGACCGACGGTGGAACCGGCATCGAACGAACCGAACCGAACGAAGACACCAAACCCGACTCATGA